One stretch of Sporocytophaga myxococcoides DSM 11118 DNA includes these proteins:
- a CDS encoding acyl-CoA desaturase, whose protein sequence is MIIIVFFLFHWYLSLFMQTFFLHRYGAHKMFHMNKFWEKVFYISLYIFQGSSFLTPRAYGIMHRKHHAFSDTINDPHSPHNHKSVFGMMWTTRKIYNNLVDRKDIEEERFTSDIPEWKLIDNLGENGLSRIGWGIIYITFYIIFATQWWMYLLLPVHFLMGAVHGAIVNWCGHKVGYTNFNNNDKSKNSLIIDFIMMGELFQNNHHKHSKNLNFSSKWYEIDPSYPIIKLFSFFRIIRFKPSII, encoded by the coding sequence ATGATCATTATCGTATTCTTTTTATTTCATTGGTATCTTTCTTTATTTATGCAGACCTTTTTTCTTCATCGATATGGAGCTCATAAAATGTTTCATATGAATAAATTCTGGGAAAAGGTATTTTATATAAGTCTGTATATATTTCAAGGCTCTTCATTTCTTACACCCAGGGCTTATGGAATCATGCACCGTAAGCATCATGCCTTTAGTGACACAATAAATGATCCTCATTCACCTCATAATCATAAGTCCGTTTTTGGAATGATGTGGACGACCAGAAAAATTTATAATAATTTAGTAGATAGAAAAGACATAGAAGAAGAAAGATTTACTTCTGATATACCTGAATGGAAACTGATAGATAATCTGGGAGAAAATGGATTATCAAGAATAGGTTGGGGCATTATATATATTACCTTCTACATCATTTTTGCCACTCAATGGTGGATGTATCTCTTGTTGCCCGTTCACTTTCTTATGGGTGCTGTTCATGGCGCCATTGTCAACTGGTGTGGGCATAAAGTAGGTTATACTAATTTTAACAATAACGATAAATCCAAAAATTCGCTTATAATTGATTTTATAATGATGGGAGAACTATTTCAGAATAACCATCACAAACACTCTAAGAATCTTAATTTTTCATCTAAATGGTATGAGATAGACCCTTCTTATCCAATCATTAAATTATTCTCTTTTTTTAGAATAATTCGTTTTAAGCCATCTATCATCTAA
- a CDS encoding T9SS type A sorting domain-containing protein, with the protein MPYPNNGIFNAQIDLDKEQAIDIEIINSQGLPISKASYNGQENYLLNFSLPLGTGVYLMKILTPTHFRTIGFIVQ; encoded by the coding sequence ATTCCCTATCCTAACAATGGAATATTCAATGCTCAAATTGATTTAGATAAAGAGCAAGCTATAGATATTGAGATTATCAATTCTCAAGGTCTTCCAATTTCAAAGGCCTCTTATAATGGACAAGAGAATTACCTTCTTAACTTCTCACTGCCGTTAGGAACAGGAGTTTATCTGATGAAGATATTGACACCGACTCATTTCAGGACTATTGGATTTATTGTGCAATGA
- a CDS encoding T9SS type A sorting domain-containing protein, with amino-acid sequence MIKINSVQKLKVIFALLLLLQVKVKGQVITLDNQVTTFSGTGLSGYTDGPKSIAQFFDPMGLAFDQKGNLYVADNINRSIIRKVTPDGVVSTYAGNGVQGFANGNLSVAKFSQPTDLIFSTDGIAYVADNGNHQIRKISTSGNVTTFAGSLDYGNVDGVGGSAKFNQPYSAVFDKNGNLFVTDEFNHQIRKITPQGLVTVFAGNGVAGFADGTGTAASFNMPMGIDIDAQGNLYVADYLNSRIRKVTPQGVVTTVAGTGEEGFANGSAATAKFDRPSGLTLDASGNIYVADCYNYRVRKISPDGIVSTFAGNGTSAYTDGLSGKSSFRSVSDVEFGPDGALYVSDNSCIRKIAPVSFKAFSSVQNYPSTNQSIAISATSLTGNLNILASDGYEVSLSSTSGFASSLNLTATNGSIISVEIFIRISNTAKPGTNNGTISITSSGAQDVILNFTGETIPNTASPTIMKGIYVSTIASGLKPVGVVADSDGNLFVADGSNHVIKKISKDGTITVLAGAGTSGFADGKGIEAKFSYPSGIAIAKNGDLYITDSNNHRIRKVTQDGEVSTIAGTGTSGSLEGAAASAQFYNPSGIAIDIYGNIFVADKNNSKIRKISTDLIVSTVGATSFNYPSGVAADLNGNIYVADQSNQKIKKITADGTISIIAGTSAGYLDGNALSSKFNYPSALTVDAEGNIYVSDMNNYMIRKILPTGVVVTLGGSASSSGSVDGVGTSAVFSSPQGLTTDLKGNVYVADVGSGKIRKLSAYQMPGLYGIQGSPSAKVDFPVIAAALTNNLVVTGTANLEVSSYVSFLNSLSIIPTNGTANFTLSIRTKSTAPVGAIFDTIIVSSLGAEILRIPVEAYVSPMKSVIHFDPIVSTLAGTATSGLQDGKGVDARFNTPYGLALDKNDNLFVADYTNHRIRKITPDGEVTTYAGTGTKGAANGPVATATFNNPQGLVFDAAGNLYVSEYGNNVIRKITPDGIVSTFVGGSFSGNADGTGSQALFYNPSMMAIDVSGIIYLCDVGNNKIRKISPEGVVTSLPFYFKNPKGIALDDAGNIYVVDNNYHQIVKITPNNEYSVFAGGGTSGADGVGSSAGFYYPSGITRGKDGNFYIADGLDYKIRQMTPARIVTTIAGTGTSGTADGLGSSATFSATNALVVGSNGNIYISEYNNIRKISKPSLSPFQAEYGSVSPSQSFNVKGFNLTESMTITAPAGFELSFSATTGYSNSLSLAPVSGNIASKRIYIRLAATANASSYNDKVVISASTAEFKTLDVQGTVTGVVSSVKNADENEFAVYPNPVQSLLHIIPNTGKSETLSVKLLNMQGIEVLSTEKSGAAAFEMDFSSLPAGIYLLELNDGTGAVQHKIIK; translated from the coding sequence ATGATTAAGATTAATTCAGTTCAGAAGTTAAAAGTAATTTTTGCCTTGCTTTTACTTTTACAGGTAAAGGTAAAAGGCCAGGTGATTACATTAGACAATCAGGTGACAACATTCTCGGGAACGGGTCTTTCCGGGTATACCGATGGTCCAAAAAGTATTGCACAATTTTTTGATCCCATGGGCTTGGCTTTTGACCAAAAAGGTAACCTTTATGTTGCAGACAACATAAACAGATCCATCATCAGAAAAGTAACTCCGGATGGCGTGGTAAGTACTTATGCAGGAAATGGAGTTCAGGGTTTTGCAAACGGTAATCTTTCTGTTGCCAAATTCAGCCAGCCTACCGATCTTATTTTTTCCACTGACGGCATTGCTTATGTTGCAGACAATGGAAATCACCAGATAAGAAAAATTTCTACCTCGGGCAATGTAACAACTTTTGCAGGAAGCCTTGACTATGGCAATGTAGATGGTGTCGGAGGGTCGGCAAAGTTTAACCAACCATATAGTGCTGTTTTTGATAAAAATGGAAATTTATTTGTTACTGACGAATTCAATCACCAGATCAGAAAGATAACACCACAGGGACTTGTAACTGTTTTTGCTGGCAATGGCGTGGCAGGATTTGCTGATGGTACAGGAACTGCAGCAAGCTTTAATATGCCAATGGGAATAGATATTGATGCTCAGGGCAACTTGTATGTAGCCGATTACCTAAACAGCAGGATTAGAAAAGTGACACCTCAAGGTGTTGTTACAACTGTAGCAGGAACAGGTGAAGAAGGTTTTGCAAATGGGAGTGCAGCCACTGCCAAATTTGATAGACCAAGTGGTCTCACTCTTGACGCATCTGGTAATATATATGTTGCAGATTGTTACAATTATAGAGTAAGGAAAATATCTCCAGATGGCATTGTATCTACTTTTGCAGGCAATGGTACTTCTGCATATACAGATGGTCTTAGTGGTAAATCATCTTTCAGATCTGTCAGTGATGTAGAATTTGGTCCTGATGGTGCTCTTTATGTGTCGGATAATAGTTGTATTCGAAAAATAGCCCCAGTTTCTTTTAAAGCCTTTTCATCCGTTCAAAATTATCCATCAACTAATCAATCCATTGCTATAAGCGCCACTTCTTTAACTGGAAATTTAAACATACTTGCTTCAGATGGTTACGAAGTATCTCTTTCATCAACATCAGGCTTTGCCAGTTCATTAAATTTAACAGCCACAAACGGTTCGATTATATCAGTAGAAATTTTTATAAGAATCTCTAACACAGCTAAACCTGGGACAAACAATGGAACCATTTCCATTACATCATCAGGAGCCCAGGATGTAATATTGAATTTTACAGGGGAAACAATTCCCAATACTGCTTCTCCGACTATTATGAAGGGAATATATGTTAGTACAATTGCTTCAGGATTAAAGCCTGTTGGCGTAGTAGCAGATTCTGACGGAAATTTATTTGTTGCGGATGGCTCGAACCATGTAATTAAAAAAATCTCCAAAGATGGAACCATAACTGTTCTGGCAGGTGCTGGCACAAGTGGTTTTGCTGATGGAAAAGGCATTGAAGCTAAATTTAGTTATCCATCTGGTATTGCAATAGCCAAAAATGGGGATCTATATATCACAGATTCAAATAACCACCGAATAAGAAAGGTAACTCAGGATGGAGAGGTAAGTACTATTGCAGGAACAGGCACTTCAGGATCTCTTGAAGGAGCAGCAGCTTCAGCCCAATTTTATAATCCAAGCGGCATAGCAATTGATATCTATGGAAATATTTTTGTAGCAGATAAAAATAACAGTAAAATAAGAAAGATCAGCACTGACCTGATCGTCTCCACAGTAGGAGCAACTTCTTTCAACTATCCTTCCGGAGTAGCTGCTGATTTAAATGGAAATATTTATGTAGCTGATCAATCAAATCAAAAGATTAAGAAGATAACTGCTGATGGTACAATTTCTATTATTGCAGGAACTTCAGCAGGATATCTTGATGGAAATGCATTAAGCTCAAAGTTTAATTACCCTTCTGCGCTTACCGTAGATGCTGAAGGCAATATCTATGTCTCTGATATGAATAATTATATGATTAGAAAGATATTGCCAACAGGTGTTGTCGTAACACTGGGAGGAAGTGCTTCGAGTTCAGGATCAGTGGATGGTGTTGGTACCAGTGCTGTTTTTAGTTCTCCTCAAGGGCTCACTACTGATCTAAAAGGAAATGTTTATGTAGCTGACGTAGGAAGTGGTAAAATCAGAAAGTTAAGTGCATATCAAATGCCTGGGCTATATGGAATACAAGGTTCTCCTTCAGCTAAAGTTGATTTCCCGGTAATCGCTGCTGCACTTACCAATAATCTGGTTGTAACGGGTACTGCTAATCTGGAAGTTTCCTCCTATGTATCTTTTTTAAACAGTTTGAGTATTATTCCTACAAACGGAACTGCGAATTTCACTTTATCAATAAGAACAAAATCTACAGCTCCTGTGGGGGCCATATTTGATACAATAATTGTTTCATCTTTAGGAGCGGAAATTCTGAGAATTCCTGTTGAGGCATATGTATCACCAATGAAATCAGTTATTCACTTTGATCCTATTGTTTCTACACTTGCAGGTACAGCAACATCAGGTCTTCAGGATGGTAAAGGAGTGGATGCAAGGTTTAATACCCCTTATGGTCTTGCACTAGACAAAAATGACAATCTTTTTGTAGCAGATTACACTAATCACAGAATTAGAAAAATTACTCCAGATGGTGAAGTAACTACCTATGCAGGTACCGGAACTAAAGGGGCTGCGAATGGACCAGTAGCTACTGCAACATTTAACAACCCTCAAGGATTAGTTTTTGATGCTGCCGGAAACCTATATGTCTCCGAATATGGCAACAATGTAATTCGAAAAATTACACCGGATGGCATTGTATCAACATTCGTTGGGGGATCATTCTCTGGAAATGCTGACGGAACTGGAAGCCAGGCTTTATTTTATAACCCTTCAATGATGGCTATTGATGTGTCGGGTATCATTTATCTATGCGATGTAGGGAATAACAAGATTCGAAAAATTAGTCCGGAAGGCGTAGTTACATCTCTTCCATTTTATTTCAAAAATCCGAAAGGAATTGCTCTTGATGATGCCGGGAATATTTATGTGGTTGATAACAATTATCATCAAATAGTAAAAATAACACCAAATAATGAATACAGTGTGTTTGCGGGCGGCGGCACTTCTGGCGCAGATGGAGTAGGATCTTCTGCAGGTTTTTATTACCCATCAGGTATTACAAGGGGTAAAGATGGCAACTTTTACATAGCAGATGGTCTGGACTACAAAATCAGACAAATGACACCTGCTCGCATCGTCACGACTATTGCGGGAACGGGAACCTCCGGTACTGCAGATGGTCTGGGATCCTCAGCTACTTTCAGTGCTACTAATGCTTTGGTAGTGGGGTCTAATGGTAATATTTATATTTCTGAATATAATAATATCAGAAAGATATCCAAGCCTTCTTTGAGCCCATTCCAAGCTGAATATGGATCTGTTTCACCTAGTCAGTCCTTTAATGTAAAAGGATTTAACCTGACAGAAAGCATGACTATAACTGCCCCGGCAGGATTTGAATTGTCTTTTTCGGCAACCACAGGCTATTCAAATAGTTTAAGCCTGGCACCTGTAAGTGGAAATATTGCGTCAAAAAGAATTTACATTCGATTGGCTGCCACTGCTAATGCATCAAGCTATAATGACAAAGTGGTTATTAGCGCTTCTACTGCTGAATTTAAAACGTTAGATGTACAGGGAACAGTAACAGGCGTAGTTTCATCAGTGAAAAATGCAGATGAAAATGAATTTGCAGTTTATCCAAATCCTGTTCAAAGTCTTCTTCATATTATTCCAAATACGGGTAAAAGTGAAACTTTGTCAGTAAAGCTTTTAAATATGCAAGGAATAGAAGTTTTATCTACTGAAAAAAGTGGGGCCGCCGCATTTGAAATGGATTTCTCTTCACTTCCTGCAGGTATTTACCTATTGGAATTAAATGATGGAACAGGGGCTGTTCAACACAAGATTATAAAATAA
- a CDS encoding DUF4041 domain-containing protein — MGLFDFLKKKEFEEIRFLKQQLEKYKPIIDVEKEAETIKQKLQSEISAKNNEILTVETEYENLKANYRTALSIYTNLRKEIGVYENKLDLVEFGIYEPVYDFEKSDDYRAEQNNIIEKQKQLIANETAAVCRTSWSVEGSEAKGRAITKKVLKLMLRAFNGECDALIAKVKWNNVNQMKERINKSFEAINKLGDNYTASIQRPYLELKIQELILEHEYQLKRQKEKETLRLAQEELRDEERARREFEQAQKQAEKDEANYQKALEKARKEVAELTGEKQQKLLMKIELLENELKEAHERKERALSMAQQTKRGHVYIISNIGSFGENVFKIGMTRRLEPTDRVKELGDASVPFQFDIHSMIFSDEAPTLENELHKAFSDRKVNMINSKREFFNVSIEEIEAKIKELGIDAEFIRLPEAMEYRETMAILNRMKNQEPQESLDELVAKEFPTAI; from the coding sequence CAAGCAGAAATTGCAATCTGAAATTTCTGCTAAAAATAATGAGATTCTTACAGTTGAAACTGAATATGAAAATTTAAAAGCTAATTATCGAACAGCCTTAAGCATATATACTAATTTACGTAAAGAAATAGGGGTATATGAAAATAAGCTTGACCTTGTAGAATTTGGAATATATGAACCTGTTTATGATTTCGAAAAGTCGGATGACTATAGAGCTGAACAAAACAATATTATTGAAAAGCAAAAGCAACTTATAGCTAATGAAACGGCAGCAGTTTGCAGGACAAGTTGGAGTGTGGAGGGTAGTGAGGCCAAGGGACGTGCAATAACAAAAAAGGTCCTTAAATTGATGCTGAGAGCATTTAATGGAGAATGTGATGCATTGATTGCGAAAGTAAAATGGAACAATGTAAACCAAATGAAAGAACGCATTAATAAATCATTTGAAGCAATAAATAAATTAGGCGATAATTATACAGCATCAATTCAAAGACCATATTTAGAATTAAAAATACAAGAGTTAATCCTTGAACATGAATATCAGCTTAAAAGACAAAAGGAAAAAGAGACATTAAGGTTGGCTCAAGAAGAATTAAGAGATGAAGAAAGAGCAAGAAGAGAGTTTGAACAAGCTCAAAAGCAAGCTGAAAAAGATGAAGCGAATTATCAAAAGGCGTTAGAAAAGGCTCGAAAAGAGGTGGCAGAATTAACGGGTGAAAAGCAACAAAAGCTACTAATGAAAATTGAATTACTTGAAAATGAATTAAAGGAGGCACATGAGCGAAAAGAGAGAGCCCTATCTATGGCTCAACAAACTAAAAGGGGGCATGTTTATATAATTTCTAATATTGGTTCATTTGGAGAGAATGTATTTAAGATTGGAATGACAAGGAGGTTAGAACCGACTGACAGGGTAAAAGAGCTTGGAGATGCATCTGTTCCATTTCAATTTGATATACATTCTATGATTTTCTCTGACGAAGCACCGACTTTAGAGAATGAATTGCATAAAGCTTTTTCTGATAGAAAAGTGAATATGATTAATTCTAAACGTGAATTCTTTAATGTGTCAATTGAAGAGATTGAGGCAAAAATAAAAGAATTGGGAATTGATGCTGAGTTTATAAGATTACCAGAAGCTATGGAATATAGGGAAACAATGGCAATTTTAAATAGAATGAAGAATCAAGAGCCACAAGAATCCCTTGATGAACTAGTAGCTAAAGAATTTCCTACGGCGATTTAA